The following proteins come from a genomic window of Vibrio vulnificus NBRC 15645 = ATCC 27562:
- a CDS encoding ABC transporter substrate-binding protein, with amino-acid sequence MRAVLALIILSWTCVPSFAYSAKVLIIESYHAQYEWDESYLYGIRQEVGERAQIATFEMNTKRVPKEQYAAMAEKAFAKYQAMKPDVVVLGDDNALSYLYPYLYDEPISMVFLGINSNPRKLFADYPGQAKVTGILELPLFVKNVGEIKRILGRSPLKIWVLFDSGVTSAIAGEYIESQYQMIKKSLGVEVAIYLVDTQAHWQEMVRRAKEESVDAILVGLYHTLVDEEGNSVPSDEILFWTNQHSEVPLFGFWDFSVGKGKTAGGVVLFGEVQGRHVGRIINQLIDGKSADAIPIQIGNQGRPLYSDSEMRRWNLLPPKGWEGIE; translated from the coding sequence ATGAGAGCCGTTTTAGCGTTGATAATACTAAGTTGGACCTGTGTTCCTTCTTTCGCTTATAGTGCAAAAGTGCTGATCATTGAGAGCTATCATGCTCAGTATGAGTGGGATGAAAGCTATTTGTATGGGATTCGGCAAGAGGTCGGTGAGCGCGCTCAGATAGCCACTTTTGAAATGAACACTAAGCGAGTCCCCAAAGAGCAATACGCCGCAATGGCGGAAAAAGCGTTTGCGAAGTACCAGGCTATGAAGCCAGATGTTGTCGTACTGGGTGACGATAATGCGCTGAGTTATCTCTATCCGTATCTGTACGATGAACCTATTTCCATGGTGTTTCTTGGTATTAATTCCAACCCTCGTAAGCTGTTTGCGGACTATCCTGGACAAGCCAAAGTGACCGGCATTTTAGAGTTGCCTCTGTTTGTGAAAAACGTTGGGGAAATCAAGCGGATTCTTGGCCGCTCACCATTGAAAATTTGGGTATTGTTTGACTCTGGCGTGACCTCTGCCATTGCAGGGGAATATATTGAAAGCCAATATCAGATGATTAAAAAGAGTTTGGGGGTCGAAGTGGCGATTTATCTTGTCGATACTCAGGCTCATTGGCAAGAGATGGTAAGACGAGCGAAAGAGGAAAGCGTCGACGCGATTTTAGTTGGGCTGTATCACACGCTCGTGGATGAGGAGGGGAACAGTGTTCCTTCCGATGAGATCTTATTTTGGACCAATCAACATTCGGAAGTGCCTTTGTTTGGTTTTTGGGACTTTTCGGTTGGCAAAGGAAAAACGGCAGGTGGCGTAGTATTGTTTGGTGAAGTTCAAGGTCGACATGTTGGTCGAATTATCAATCAACTGATTGATGGTAAATCGGCTGACGCGATTCCCATCCAAATCGGTAATCAGGGAAGGCCTCTTTACAGTGATTCGGAAATGCGACGCTGGAATTTACTCCCCCCCAAAGGATGGGAGGGAATTGAGTAG
- the elbB gene encoding isoprenoid biosynthesis glyoxalase ElbB, producing MKKVAVILSGCGVFDGSEIHEAVLALYAIEKAGASWHCYAPNIQQLHVINHKTGEEMDESRNVLVESARIARGNIDDVSKLRVDDYDALLLPGGFGAAKNLTNFAISGAECQVNESVAKACRDFAQAGKPAGYLCIAPTIIPMVYASGVEGTIGNDVATAAAFSQMGGKHVECSVEEMHFDPQHKVLSTPAYMLAGSIVEAASGIEKLVNKLIEIA from the coding sequence ATGAAAAAAGTAGCGGTGATACTCAGTGGCTGTGGTGTGTTTGATGGCAGCGAAATTCACGAGGCAGTTCTAGCTCTCTATGCAATTGAGAAAGCAGGTGCAAGTTGGCACTGCTATGCGCCAAACATCCAACAACTGCATGTGATCAATCATAAAACCGGTGAAGAGATGGACGAATCCAGAAACGTTTTGGTGGAGTCTGCCCGTATCGCACGTGGCAATATCGACGATGTCAGTAAACTAAGGGTCGATGATTACGATGCGCTGCTTTTGCCGGGCGGATTTGGCGCAGCAAAAAACTTAACCAATTTCGCTATTTCTGGCGCTGAATGCCAAGTAAATGAAAGTGTCGCCAAAGCCTGTCGCGACTTTGCCCAAGCAGGCAAACCAGCAGGTTACTTGTGCATTGCACCAACCATTATCCCTATGGTCTACGCTTCAGGCGTTGAAGGCACCATTGGCAACGATGTCGCAACCGCGGCGGCATTTAGTCAAATGGGAGGTAAGCACGTCGAGTGCTCAGTCGAAGAGATGCATTTCGATCCGCAACATAAGGTGCTTTCCACCCCAGCTTATATGCTTGCAGGTTCCATTGTCGAAGCTGCATCAGGGATCGAGAAACTGGTTAACAAATTGATCGAAATCGCCTAA
- the yddG gene encoding aromatic amino acid DMT transporter YddG, with product MTTTHRYTLFGLLAILFWSCLLAMTRMVAEYFGPLGGAALLYSLSAILLVMVLGIPKLSYFPKRYLLVGGALFVSYEILLALALGYADSRMQSIQVSIVNYLWPALTVLFAVWGSAKKTSLWLYPAVLLAFIGVAWTVSGDDGVSLTMIQANVMANPLVFIMAFAGAIIWAIYCNVTQRARCKHNAITLFFIATAITLWVKWWLSGSVPSLHFEWQGVGVLFVASALMAGGYALWNVAIVGGNMVLLATMSYFTPILSSLLSSMILAVSLPSTFWQGVAMVTIGSLTCWWLTRNKNAV from the coding sequence ATGACAACAACCCATCGTTACACCTTATTTGGTTTGCTCGCCATTTTATTTTGGAGCTGTTTACTGGCCATGACGCGTATGGTTGCGGAATATTTTGGCCCGTTGGGTGGGGCGGCTCTTCTCTACAGCTTGAGTGCGATTTTGTTGGTGATGGTGCTTGGCATTCCAAAGTTGAGCTATTTCCCCAAACGCTACCTTTTGGTTGGTGGCGCCTTGTTTGTCAGCTATGAAATTCTCCTAGCACTGGCGTTGGGTTATGCCGATAGTCGAATGCAATCTATTCAAGTTTCAATCGTCAATTATCTTTGGCCAGCTTTGACGGTGTTGTTTGCGGTGTGGGGGAGCGCTAAGAAAACCAGCTTGTGGCTTTATCCTGCGGTTCTACTAGCCTTTATTGGCGTAGCGTGGACGGTCAGCGGTGATGATGGTGTATCACTGACAATGATTCAGGCGAATGTGATGGCCAATCCTTTGGTGTTTATCATGGCTTTTGCTGGGGCAATCATCTGGGCGATTTATTGCAATGTGACGCAAAGAGCGCGCTGCAAACATAACGCAATCACGCTGTTTTTTATCGCCACGGCAATAACCTTATGGGTGAAATGGTGGCTCTCTGGTTCTGTTCCCTCTTTGCATTTTGAGTGGCAAGGTGTCGGGGTTCTGTTTGTTGCCTCGGCATTGATGGCGGGAGGATATGCGTTGTGGAATGTCGCGATCGTTGGCGGGAATATGGTTCTGCTTGCGACAATGTCTTACTTTACGCCAATTCTTTCTTCTTTATTGTCTTCGATGATTCTTGCCGTGAGTTTACCCAGTACATTTTGGCAGGGTGTCGCTATGGTAACCATTGGTTCACTGACATGTTGGTGGCTTACCAGAAATAAAAACGCCGTCTAG
- a CDS encoding cation diffusion facilitator family transporter, protein MCDRTTKNENRILTFSALAASGFAVAGLVLGMFAGSLVIMFDGVYSLVSLLLTLLSLAASYYINTPSQRLFPFGKAVLEPIVIAIKAIVILMVVAYSLYSAVFDLFNGGREVNASVAIFFETSCVIGCAYVWWYISRKSRQYSSGLIAAEVKQWQMDALLSAVVTIGFIMSIAVTYSPYAEFAAYADPVMMLAMSFYFIKVPMGMLKEALRELLMMSPDEELCRSVGSDIEFIEKQTSQHLKLAGVAKVGQELRVNVDLHVKNKTLALAELESTRNKLKKQLSKHPFKLQLNVNVAF, encoded by the coding sequence ATGTGTGACAGGACAACTAAGAACGAAAACCGTATTCTGACTTTCTCAGCCCTTGCAGCATCGGGCTTTGCAGTAGCGGGATTGGTACTTGGCATGTTCGCAGGGTCACTGGTAATTATGTTTGATGGGGTGTATTCCCTCGTCAGCCTACTGTTAACTTTATTGTCGCTGGCAGCGTCTTACTATATCAACACACCTTCTCAACGTTTGTTTCCTTTTGGTAAAGCTGTCTTAGAGCCGATTGTTATCGCAATCAAGGCAATAGTGATTTTAATGGTGGTTGCTTACTCGCTTTATTCCGCCGTGTTTGATTTATTCAACGGTGGTCGTGAAGTCAATGCCTCTGTGGCGATTTTCTTTGAGACTTCGTGTGTGATTGGTTGTGCTTATGTCTGGTGGTATATCTCGAGAAAAAGTCGCCAATACTCCTCTGGCCTCATTGCTGCTGAAGTAAAACAGTGGCAAATGGATGCGTTGCTTAGTGCCGTTGTTACGATTGGATTTATCATGTCCATCGCCGTGACGTATAGCCCATATGCTGAATTTGCAGCCTATGCGGATCCAGTCATGATGCTGGCAATGTCGTTTTACTTCATCAAAGTACCAATGGGAATGTTGAAAGAAGCTTTGCGCGAGCTGCTCATGATGTCCCCAGACGAAGAACTTTGTCGAAGTGTCGGCAGTGATATCGAGTTCATCGAGAAACAAACTTCCCAACATCTTAAACTTGCAGGTGTTGCTAAAGTCGGGCAAGAATTACGCGTTAACGTTGACTTGCATGTCAAGAACAAGACGTTGGCCCTGGCAGAACTGGAAAGTACTCGAAATAAACTGAAGAAGCAGCTCTCTAAGCATCCGTTCAAATTGCAGCTCAATGTGAACGTCGCTTTCTAA
- a CDS encoding LysR family transcriptional regulator, with the protein MNLSQIEAFCSIAELGSVSEAARHLDCNRTKLSMSIKSLEKELDIDLFVRSGNQLTLSEAGKAIFKDCENLLVTAQRIKQTCADVSGVFNAEMWIARDDSLPDEIWQEFSHQLSKQYPSTAFNIVLASSGDLANLVETGQVDFAFGVDYERVDSPKITYSPLGKIRMMSVCRIDHPLTKMRRVSDEDLRAQMQALMVYLNEKDNPELRPFSLKHIGFSCFDYMLNMILQEDAWGVLPEPLIRLYLREQKLAVIKHTYGLTQEDYCMLTHSGMSEHPAMSWLADKINDYLFDF; encoded by the coding sequence ATGAATCTTTCACAAATCGAAGCATTTTGCAGCATTGCTGAATTGGGCTCCGTCTCCGAAGCCGCTAGGCATCTCGACTGCAACAGAACCAAGCTGAGTATGTCGATAAAATCGCTGGAAAAAGAACTAGATATTGATCTCTTTGTACGCTCAGGCAACCAACTTACCCTCTCTGAAGCCGGTAAAGCTATCTTCAAAGACTGTGAAAACTTGCTCGTTACCGCACAGCGCATCAAGCAAACCTGCGCAGATGTCTCTGGGGTCTTTAATGCCGAGATGTGGATTGCCAGAGACGATTCATTACCCGATGAAATTTGGCAGGAGTTTTCGCACCAACTGAGTAAACAGTACCCGTCAACGGCTTTTAATATTGTGCTGGCTTCAAGCGGAGATTTAGCAAACTTGGTTGAAACAGGCCAAGTCGACTTTGCATTTGGTGTTGACTATGAACGCGTTGATAGCCCTAAAATCACCTACAGCCCTTTAGGCAAAATACGCATGATGTCAGTGTGTCGCATTGATCATCCATTGACCAAAATGCGCCGAGTCTCGGACGAAGATCTCCGTGCGCAAATGCAAGCACTCATGGTTTATCTTAACGAGAAAGACAATCCCGAATTGCGCCCTTTTTCACTTAAACACATCGGCTTCTCCTGCTTTGACTATATGTTGAACATGATTTTGCAAGAAGATGCTTGGGGCGTTTTGCCTGAACCTCTCATCAGGCTCTATTTACGTGAACAAAAACTGGCCGTGATCAAACACACTTATGGTTTGACACAAGAGGATTACTGTATGTTGACCCACAGCGGCATGAGTGAACACCCTGCAATGTCGTGGTTGGCAGACAAAATCAACGACTATTTGTTCGATTTCTAA
- a CDS encoding class I SAM-dependent DNA methyltransferase: MEAVMAHNWDEAAKEWESNPATEQFSQSVFNQLKDLVSLNGARVLDLGCGTGLLSQKISPLAKDIVALDSSEEMIEELDKKQLPNVEPVVDGLTRGLVAQHPAFRGQFDVVVASSVCAFIDDLETALEVSHSLLNIGGTFIHWDWVAQSDEEGLTMQRAEMLLKQAGFADVSVTPAFEMQFEGETHSVFVGQGKRLS; the protein is encoded by the coding sequence ATGGAGGCCGTGATGGCACACAATTGGGACGAAGCCGCGAAGGAGTGGGAGAGCAATCCAGCAACGGAACAGTTTTCACAATCTGTGTTCAATCAGTTAAAGGATTTAGTGAGTTTAAATGGCGCTAGAGTCCTTGACTTAGGATGTGGTACTGGCTTGTTAAGCCAAAAAATATCACCATTAGCAAAAGATATTGTCGCTTTGGATTCTTCTGAAGAGATGATTGAAGAGCTTGATAAAAAGCAGTTGCCCAATGTCGAACCCGTGGTCGACGGTTTAACTCGGGGATTGGTGGCGCAACATCCTGCATTCAGAGGGCAATTTGATGTGGTGGTGGCGTCTTCGGTTTGCGCATTCATTGATGATCTAGAAACTGCTTTAGAGGTTTCACATAGCCTACTCAATATTGGCGGTACGTTTATCCATTGGGATTGGGTTGCGCAATCGGATGAGGAAGGCTTAACGATGCAAAGAGCAGAAATGCTTTTAAAGCAGGCTGGCTTTGCAGACGTTTCCGTGACGCCCGCTTTCGAAATGCAGTTTGAAGGGGAGACACATTCTGTCTTTGTTGGTCAGGGGAAACGCTTAAGTTAG
- a CDS encoding acetoacetate--CoA ligase encodes MPTSSPIWSPSPERIATSNLKKFIEHINMQGEAIENYAQLHQWSIVENKKFWMEIWTFCDVIGYQGDCIVGEGKPKWGNYFSQRDNLWFPQAELNYAENLLSSAYQKPQEPSIIFRNERNEESSLSWQELCDQVSILQQWLIRNGVGKGDVVAGYLPYLPETVIAMLATTSLGAVWTSTSPDFGTDSVIERLGQVNPKILFCCDGYSFNGKTFDMSEKNRKIAEQLPDLLNICEIEYLESPETDYNTNYSTWAAIIENYDAKGIIYERVPFNSPLFILYSSGTTGKPKCIIHTVGGTIINHLKEHQLHCDIQPDDRVFYYTTCGWMMWNWHVSTLASGATLVIYDGSPVYPEQSVLWDMVDDCQVTLFGTSAKYLEAIQHAHYEPALFHEFSTLKTICSTGSVLYPEQFDFVYSSIKSDVHLASISGGTDICGCFVLGNPISPVYRGEVQYAGLGVSIAVYDTSGQPVVEQRGELVCTNSLPNYPLGFWHDDGERYHQSYWSKYPNVWHHGDDVIMTNHGGFVFYGRSDTTLNPGGVRIGTAELYQQVNALNSIDDSIAVGKVKNRSEEIWLFVKPATGFDLNDSIAEQIRSTLRNHCSPRHVPSQIFAISEIPKTRSGKLVELAVKQVVNGEEVKNLGAIANPEALEEIKRVTQAYR; translated from the coding sequence ATGCCAACATCAAGCCCTATCTGGTCCCCTTCTCCAGAGAGAATTGCAACCAGCAACCTCAAAAAGTTCATAGAACACATCAACATGCAAGGTGAAGCCATCGAAAACTATGCACAGTTGCATCAGTGGTCGATTGTCGAAAATAAAAAGTTTTGGATGGAAATCTGGACCTTCTGCGATGTGATTGGTTACCAGGGTGACTGTATCGTCGGTGAAGGGAAGCCCAAATGGGGAAATTATTTTTCGCAAAGAGACAACCTTTGGTTCCCTCAAGCAGAACTCAACTACGCTGAAAACTTACTTTCTTCCGCCTACCAAAAACCGCAAGAGCCATCCATTATCTTCCGGAATGAACGGAATGAAGAATCCAGTCTTTCTTGGCAAGAACTGTGTGATCAAGTTTCAATCTTGCAGCAATGGTTAATTCGCAATGGTGTCGGTAAAGGCGATGTGGTGGCTGGCTATCTTCCCTATTTGCCAGAAACAGTCATTGCTATGCTGGCAACAACCAGTCTTGGTGCGGTTTGGACCTCCACTTCTCCCGACTTTGGTACAGATAGCGTTATCGAGCGATTAGGACAAGTGAACCCAAAAATTCTGTTTTGCTGCGATGGTTACTCGTTCAATGGCAAAACGTTCGATATGTCAGAAAAGAACCGAAAAATCGCCGAACAGCTACCAGACTTACTCAATATTTGTGAAATCGAGTATTTGGAATCTCCCGAGACGGACTACAACACCAACTACTCCACTTGGGCTGCCATAATAGAAAACTATGATGCCAAAGGTATCATCTACGAACGTGTACCTTTTAATTCGCCCTTGTTTATCCTCTACTCTTCCGGGACCACTGGCAAACCAAAGTGCATCATTCACACGGTGGGCGGAACCATTATCAATCACCTAAAAGAACATCAATTGCATTGCGATATTCAGCCGGATGATCGCGTTTTTTACTACACAACCTGTGGATGGATGATGTGGAACTGGCATGTGTCCACACTAGCCAGTGGCGCAACGCTGGTGATCTACGACGGTAGCCCCGTTTACCCAGAGCAATCGGTTTTGTGGGATATGGTGGATGATTGCCAAGTAACACTGTTTGGCACCTCAGCCAAATACTTAGAAGCGATTCAACACGCGCATTACGAGCCAGCACTATTCCATGAATTCAGTACGTTAAAAACGATCTGTTCGACGGGTTCCGTGCTCTATCCGGAGCAATTTGATTTTGTCTATTCGTCTATCAAATCCGACGTTCACCTTGCATCTATCTCTGGTGGCACCGACATTTGTGGCTGTTTTGTACTAGGTAATCCCATCTCGCCAGTCTACCGTGGAGAAGTACAGTACGCAGGCTTAGGAGTCTCTATCGCCGTTTACGACACCTCCGGACAGCCAGTCGTTGAACAACGAGGTGAACTGGTGTGTACCAACTCTCTGCCTAACTACCCGTTGGGCTTTTGGCACGATGATGGAGAGCGTTATCACCAATCATACTGGAGCAAGTACCCCAATGTGTGGCATCACGGTGATGATGTGATCATGACAAATCATGGTGGATTTGTTTTTTACGGGCGAAGTGACACCACACTCAACCCCGGTGGCGTTCGAATCGGCACTGCGGAGCTCTATCAACAAGTGAACGCACTGAACAGCATTGACGATTCGATTGCCGTGGGGAAAGTGAAAAACCGTAGCGAAGAGATCTGGCTGTTTGTTAAACCAGCGACGGGCTTCGACTTAAACGATAGCATTGCAGAACAAATCCGTTCAACGCTGAGAAACCACTGTTCACCACGCCACGTTCCCAGCCAAATTTTTGCTATTTCGGAGATTCCCAAAACGCGCTCAGGGAAGTTGGTCGAATTAGCGGTAAAACAAGTGGTGAATGGGGAAGAAGTGAAAAACCTCGGAGCGATCGCCAACCCAGAGGCTCTAGAAGAAATCAAACGCGTTACGCAAGCTTATCGCTAA
- the phhA gene encoding phenylalanine 4-monooxygenase, translating to MSHYHSKPVDSEGFVEWTEEEDAIWQDLITRQLSMIQGRACSAYIDGLALLDLPTDRVPQLPEINQVLAESTGWSVEPVPALINFDRFFNLLANKKFPVATFLRTREEFDYLQEPDFFHEIFGHCAMLTNPDFAAFTETYGKLGEQATPKQRAYLARLYWFTVEFGLLREEGELRIYGGGVLSSPGETVYALEDERPERAKFDIQTVLRTPYRIDIMQPKYFVLDEINALFKLSKIDLMKEVEFAMSAGLLPPLFEPKETVDA from the coding sequence ATGAGTCATTATCATTCAAAGCCCGTCGACTCCGAAGGATTCGTTGAGTGGACGGAAGAAGAAGATGCGATTTGGCAGGATCTGATCACCCGACAACTGAGTATGATTCAGGGACGTGCCTGTTCTGCCTATATTGATGGATTAGCGCTACTCGATCTCCCAACCGATCGCGTTCCCCAGTTGCCGGAAATTAATCAAGTGCTTGCAGAGAGTACGGGTTGGAGTGTGGAGCCAGTCCCTGCTTTGATCAATTTCGACCGTTTTTTTAATCTGTTGGCTAACAAAAAGTTTCCAGTCGCGACGTTTTTACGAACCAGAGAAGAATTTGATTATTTGCAAGAGCCCGATTTTTTTCATGAAATCTTTGGTCACTGCGCGATGTTGACGAATCCTGATTTTGCCGCTTTTACGGAAACCTATGGCAAATTAGGCGAGCAGGCGACACCTAAGCAAAGAGCCTACCTCGCTCGTCTCTATTGGTTTACGGTCGAATTTGGTCTATTGAGAGAAGAGGGAGAGTTGAGGATTTATGGTGGCGGTGTTCTCTCATCTCCAGGTGAAACCGTGTATGCGCTGGAAGATGAACGCCCAGAACGAGCAAAGTTTGATATCCAAACGGTGCTTAGAACTCCCTATAGAATCGATATCATGCAACCCAAGTATTTTGTACTGGATGAAATTAACGCTCTTTTCAAATTGAGCAAAATTGATTTAATGAAAGAAGTCGAGTTTGCAATGAGTGCGGGCTTGCTTCCACCGCTGTTTGAACCAAAGGAAACTGTAGATGCTTGA
- a CDS encoding 4a-hydroxytetrahydrobiopterin dehydratase produces MLDELKCEACSIDAIALTTQQQQELLLELEGWHLMEREGIPQLEKVYKFKNFMQAWQFSNQVAELAEQEFHHPSILLEWGKVTVTWWSHSIKGLHKNDFICAAKCDQIIR; encoded by the coding sequence ATGCTTGATGAGTTAAAATGCGAAGCTTGTAGTATCGACGCGATAGCGTTAACGACACAACAACAGCAAGAATTACTGCTAGAGTTGGAAGGGTGGCACCTGATGGAAAGAGAAGGTATTCCTCAACTTGAAAAAGTGTATAAATTTAAAAACTTTATGCAGGCTTGGCAGTTCAGTAATCAGGTGGCTGAGCTCGCTGAACAAGAGTTCCACCATCCTTCCATTTTACTTGAGTGGGGTAAAGTAACGGTGACATGGTGGAGCCATTCTATTAAAGGCTTACACAAGAATGATTTTATCTGTGCCGCGAAATGTGATCAGATCATTCGTTAA
- a CDS encoding putative bifunctional diguanylate cyclase/phosphodiesterase: protein MKKPRFSHVYFGIWLLGILLASCSVLAIWHIESHREWERVELTQHLISPPILYGGSAFILVTLLTLVVSLWLHRYQQWTVISKRLAKEKNRTLAKQAVEDNLTRLYNRHALNTYINKKLEKLAKDPDEAFSVLFIDLDRFKVINDSMGHLIGDLVLKQVASRLLLNARKQDSCYRFGGDEFVICLPGLHNQETLARIARRYAELICEPYNIEEKICQIGVSVGIATVSDSSYTLAKILREADTAMYRAKKSEDSKVVFFDNDMFVQATKRFTFEQELSFAIEREQLHLKYQPIFSNDGEELISVEVLLRWYHPDNGWISPADFVPIAEEAGLINKIGDWVIERTCHVVAQLSERYCAQELPRFNINVSAKQFINGQVLYSLNSHLARFACPAELIGIEITETSLLSDSKATIDVLNKIKALGITISLDDFGTGYSSLAMLNQYPIDVVKMDRSFVKHVDDVHHRSAQLCFAIINMAHTIDLSVVAEGVETLEQLKILKTFHCDYIQGYLTAKPMNLEELEQLFGTITLKKIA from the coding sequence TTGAAAAAACCTCGATTTAGTCACGTCTATTTTGGTATTTGGCTATTAGGAATACTCCTTGCCTCTTGCAGTGTCTTAGCCATTTGGCATATAGAATCTCATAGGGAATGGGAACGAGTAGAGCTCACCCAGCACCTTATATCACCTCCCATACTTTATGGTGGCAGTGCCTTTATTCTGGTTACTCTACTGACTCTTGTGGTTAGTCTATGGTTGCACCGCTACCAACAATGGACGGTGATTTCAAAACGATTAGCTAAAGAAAAAAACCGTACATTGGCAAAGCAAGCGGTGGAAGACAACCTAACCCGCCTTTACAATCGACATGCGCTCAATACTTATATCAACAAGAAGCTGGAAAAACTGGCCAAAGACCCTGACGAGGCCTTTTCCGTTCTCTTTATTGATTTGGATCGCTTCAAAGTCATCAATGATTCCATGGGACATTTGATTGGGGATTTGGTCTTAAAGCAAGTCGCCAGTAGACTGCTTCTCAATGCCCGAAAACAAGATTCCTGTTATCGATTTGGCGGAGATGAGTTTGTCATCTGCTTACCTGGCCTGCATAACCAAGAAACACTCGCGCGCATTGCTCGCCGATACGCAGAGTTGATCTGTGAACCTTATAATATTGAAGAAAAAATTTGCCAAATCGGCGTCAGTGTTGGAATTGCCACGGTTTCGGATTCCTCATACACCTTGGCAAAAATTTTGCGTGAAGCCGATACAGCGATGTATCGAGCGAAAAAATCGGAAGACAGTAAAGTGGTCTTCTTCGACAACGATATGTTTGTTCAAGCCACAAAACGATTCACTTTTGAGCAAGAGCTCTCTTTTGCGATTGAACGTGAACAGTTACACCTCAAATACCAACCCATTTTTAGCAATGATGGCGAAGAGTTGATCAGCGTTGAAGTATTATTGCGTTGGTATCATCCAGACAATGGTTGGATTTCACCCGCAGACTTTGTACCGATTGCCGAAGAAGCAGGTTTGATCAACAAAATTGGTGACTGGGTGATTGAACGTACCTGCCATGTCGTCGCTCAGCTTAGTGAGCGTTACTGCGCTCAAGAATTGCCACGTTTTAATATTAACGTTTCTGCGAAACAGTTTATCAACGGACAAGTTTTATACAGCCTTAACAGCCATTTAGCGCGCTTTGCTTGTCCCGCTGAGTTGATAGGGATTGAGATCACCGAAACCAGTTTATTATCCGATAGCAAAGCCACAATCGACGTGCTGAACAAGATCAAAGCACTCGGCATTACCATCTCACTGGATGACTTCGGCACGGGCTATTCATCACTTGCGATGCTGAATCAATACCCCATCGACGTAGTCAAAATGGATCGCAGTTTTGTAAAGCACGTTGATGATGTCCATCACCGCTCTGCCCAACTCTGTTTTGCGATCATCAACATGGCTCATACGATTGATCTTTCAGTGGTAGCAGAAGGTGTTGAAACACTTGAACAGTTAAAAATTCTCAAAACGTTCCATTGTGATTACATCCAAGGCTACCTCACTGCAAAGCCTATGAATTTGGAAGAGTTAGAGCAATTGTTTGGCACGATTACCCTAAAAAAAATAGCTTGA
- a CDS encoding HopJ type III effector protein has product MSLKDLLAKLAETPEAVEFQEVIDVIDSHYVFVPAAFQNGDTHNEAGQNNGSCKIFSFAQLNELNEEQTLACFGRYYRHDVLLHPKNDDHQNIRNFIRFGWSGVQFDTPALTEK; this is encoded by the coding sequence ATGAGTTTAAAGGATTTACTGGCTAAGTTAGCTGAAACGCCCGAAGCAGTGGAGTTTCAAGAGGTTATTGATGTTATTGATAGCCATTATGTATTTGTGCCTGCGGCATTTCAAAATGGCGACACACATAACGAAGCGGGCCAAAACAATGGCTCATGTAAGATATTTTCTTTCGCACAATTGAATGAGCTAAACGAAGAACAAACGCTTGCGTGTTTTGGCCGCTATTACCGTCATGATGTATTGTTGCATCCCAAGAATGATGACCATCAAAATATTCGCAATTTCATACGTTTTGGTTGGTCAGGTGTTCAGTTTGACACGCCGGCACTAACAGAAAAGTAG
- a CDS encoding cysteine-rich CWC family protein, giving the protein MKTPCVAACKNNDGICEGCLRTVTEIANWSRFNDLQREEIMAQLDGRTATHECPNCTKPTQCDIAQGKTHCWCFDLEEREVSVSSKGLCLCRRCLEKAPIA; this is encoded by the coding sequence ATGAAGACCCCCTGTGTTGCAGCCTGTAAAAACAATGATGGCATCTGCGAAGGTTGCCTGCGCACAGTCACCGAGATAGCCAACTGGTCTCGATTCAACGATCTGCAAAGAGAAGAGATTATGGCTCAGCTCGATGGCCGTACTGCTACCCACGAGTGCCCAAACTGTACGAAACCAACGCAATGTGATATTGCCCAGGGAAAAACACACTGTTGGTGTTTTGACTTAGAAGAAAGAGAAGTGAGCGTGTCTAGCAAAGGTCTATGCCTTTGTCGACGCTGTTTAGAGAAAGCACCGATTGCCTAA